From a region of the Bradyrhizobium sp. KBS0727 genome:
- a CDS encoding extensin family protein, with protein sequence MTRGVRLYLVGSFVLVSLAGCGRGFFQSAEREPWRAEAEVACLKSGAVKESPELVRIDPISGPGVCGAEFPLKVAALGEASASFGFADDLRPPGAIGNQPRWPISPAPAATAPQGNYQGGYSDSALRQPNYAPPSNGPISLSAPGVAPQDDEIDLPAEAAPGQAPYRNAPTYPSRDRYSAPYSQAPASAPPRLGPAQGNAVNTVGPVAIKPAATLACPIVSALDRWLADSVQPAAQRWFGVRVVEIKQISAYSCRGMNGNAYAHISEHAFGNALDIAAFVLADGRRITVKDGWKGMPEEQGFLRDVQGAACQQFNTVLAPGSNVYHYDHIHVDLMRRASRRIICQPAAVSGEEIAARAGGRNPYASRETFVTGSLGGKKPLPHPRRAGSKVNEEDEFEDE encoded by the coding sequence ATGACGCGCGGAGTTCGTTTGTATCTCGTCGGCTCCTTCGTCCTTGTATCGCTAGCGGGTTGCGGGCGCGGGTTCTTTCAGTCCGCGGAACGTGAACCGTGGCGGGCCGAGGCCGAGGTCGCATGCCTGAAATCCGGCGCGGTCAAGGAAAGCCCGGAACTGGTCCGGATCGATCCGATTTCGGGTCCCGGCGTCTGCGGTGCCGAATTCCCGCTCAAGGTGGCCGCCCTCGGCGAGGCGTCAGCCAGCTTCGGTTTTGCCGACGATCTGCGGCCGCCCGGTGCCATCGGCAATCAGCCGCGCTGGCCGATCTCGCCGGCGCCGGCTGCGACGGCACCTCAAGGAAATTATCAAGGCGGCTATTCGGATTCGGCGCTGCGCCAACCGAACTATGCGCCGCCGTCGAACGGGCCGATCTCTTTGTCGGCGCCCGGTGTCGCGCCACAGGACGACGAAATCGACCTGCCGGCCGAAGCCGCACCTGGACAGGCGCCTTACCGGAATGCGCCGACCTATCCGTCACGCGATCGCTATTCGGCGCCCTATTCGCAGGCACCGGCGTCGGCTCCGCCGCGGCTCGGACCCGCGCAAGGCAATGCCGTCAACACGGTCGGTCCGGTGGCGATCAAGCCTGCGGCGACGCTGGCCTGTCCGATCGTCTCGGCGCTCGACCGCTGGCTCGCCGATTCCGTGCAGCCCGCGGCGCAGCGCTGGTTCGGCGTGCGCGTGGTCGAGATCAAGCAGATCTCCGCCTATTCCTGCCGCGGCATGAACGGCAATGCGTATGCGCATATTTCCGAGCACGCCTTCGGCAACGCGCTCGACATCGCGGCCTTCGTACTCGCCGACGGCCGCCGCATCACGGTGAAGGACGGCTGGAAGGGCATGCCGGAGGAGCAGGGCTTTCTGCGCGACGTCCAGGGCGCCGCCTGCCAACAGTTCAACACCGTGCTGGCGCCGGGCTCCAACGTCTACCACTACGATCACATTCACGTGGACCTGATGCGCCGCGCCTCGCGCCGCATCATCTGCCAGCCGGCAGCGGTGTCGGGCGAAGAGATCGCGGCCCGTGCCGGCGGACGCAACCCTTACGCCTCGCGCGAAACCTTCGTCACGGGATCGCTCGGCGGCAAGAAGCCGCTGCCGCATCCGCGCAGAGCGGGCAGCAAGGTCAACGAGGAAGACGAGTTCGAGGACGAGTGA